The sequence below is a genomic window from Brevibacillus agri.
TGATTTCTCCCACTTCCTTTTTGCAGCGGTATCCGCGAGAAGCCCTGTTCTTCCTGGTTGCGAGCTTCATCAACTCTTCCGGCAGCGCTTTCATGTGGCCGCTTACCACTTTGTACGTACATACGATTTTGCAACGCTCCATGACCGAGGCAGGCTTTGTGCTGATGGTTTAATCGCTGGCAGGAATTGTGAGGCAGTTCGTCGGCGGGACGCTTTTTCACTGCCTGGGCGCCAAACGGCTGATCGTCGGGGCCTTGCTGGTTCAAGGACTCATCCAGTTGTCGATTCCGCTCACGATAGCTGGCCTGTTTACATCGCGCTGATGACCGGGCTTGGCTTTACCTTCAACCTGTCGTTCCGGCGATTCAGGCGTTCATCGGCTTTCGCTGGAAAGAGCAGCGCCGAGAGCTGTTCAACATCGTATATGTCGCGAACAACCTGGGAATGGCCATCGGCACCTCGCTGGCCGGGTCATTGCCACTTCCTGCGGCGAGCAGGGAACGCAGCATGGAGGTGTCAATACTGCCGCCCGGATCGAGCGCCACGGCCGAACGGCCACAGCCTGCCACGCTCCAGCCTGCTTCGTGAAAATCGCTCTGCCATCGACCTGCCCAATCCTCGCGTAGCTCCGGTTATGACCACCAGCTTGTTTCCAGCCATGCTCTAAAAAAACAAAAAGAAAGCCCCTTCCAGAAAATCAGAAGAGACTTTCGCTTTTGTCAAAAAGACAGCTCCGGCAACTGATACCATTCGCCAGCCATCCATTCGCGCGCCTTCCAGCGCAGCACGTCCGGGCGCACCAGCGGCATGATCTGTTGAAACAGCTCCACGCGTTCGATGTCCGTCATCGGCACGAAGGCGTTGGCCGCGGCCAAGTCCGCTTCCAGCTCGTCCATTCTGCTCACGCCGAGGATCGCCGTCGAAACGGGGAGACTCCACGTATAGCGCAGCGCTTGCTCTGTCCACGGAGCCAGCTTGCCCAGCCCCATCACTTTCATGCCGATGACCGCGACGCCTTTTTTCCACCGCTTGCGGAACGAAATCGTGCGCAAAGCTGTAGATGAAATGATCGAGAGCAGACAAAGCGACGAGGGCGCTGTCAAAAGGAAAGCGGCGAATCGCTTCTGCCAGCAGGCGCGGGTCTGTGTGCCCGCTGATGCTGATTTGCGGATCAAGCCCTTGCTCTCGCGCTTCCAGCATCGCTTCCAGCGCGCCTCCTTTTGCAAAAATCGCCTCCAGATCGTGCGGCTGCATGATGTTGTGCATCCGCCACTCGTCGACGTAATCGGTCTGCAGCCGCTTCAAGCTGCCCTCCAAATCTTTCAGGGCCAGGTCGCGCGTGCGTCCTCCCGTCTTCGTCGCGA
It includes:
- a CDS encoding aldo/keto reductase yields the protein MTRRSRTGVLFHIPMNLKGAARSMQTRSFGRDPHQVSLLGFGAQRIVDEHDCTEEQAIAIIRRAVEAGVNYFDTAPTYSAGQSETRVGLGLAGLRDRVWIATKTGGRTRDLALKDLEGSLKRLQTDYVDEWRMHNIMQPHDLEAIFAKGGALEAMLEAREQGLDPQISISGHTDPRLLAEAIRRFPFDSALVALSALDHFIYSFAHDFVPQAVEKRRRGHRHESDGAGQAGSVDRASAALYVESPRFDGDPRREQNGRAGSGLGRGQRLRADDGHRTRGAVSTDHAAGAPGRAALEGARMDGWRMVSVAGAVFLTKAKVSSDFLEGAFFLFF